In uncultured Trichococcus sp., one DNA window encodes the following:
- a CDS encoding LPXTG cell wall anchor domain-containing protein — MHYMDIYSNIAYVILGIIGIAVIIWYIRKRKQTVKAD; from the coding sequence GTGCATTACATGGACATCTATTCCAATATCGCCTATGTCATCCTTGGTATCATTGGGATTGCCGTCATCATTTGGTACATCCGCAAACGAAAACAGACTGTTAAAGCAGATTAA
- a CDS encoding chromate transporter codes for MANQEKSARLFWILFKSTFVLSAFTFGGGYVIVPLMQKKFVEELKWIDSDEMLDLVALGQSAPGAIAVNTSILVGYRMAGLLGAFVTVFGTVTPPLIIITAVSYFYMNFRENPIVDALMIGMQAGVAAVIVNVVIGMVNGVVKQRDIVNTLLLLAAFIASYFFEVHVVLIIFLAGLVGFINLSYKAKMGVGK; via the coding sequence TTGGCAAATCAAGAAAAGTCGGCCCGATTGTTTTGGATACTGTTCAAATCAACGTTTGTGCTGAGCGCATTTACCTTCGGCGGCGGGTATGTCATCGTGCCGTTGATGCAAAAAAAATTCGTGGAAGAACTCAAGTGGATCGATTCGGATGAAATGTTGGATCTGGTGGCCTTGGGGCAGTCCGCGCCGGGTGCGATTGCCGTCAATACGTCCATTTTGGTCGGCTACCGGATGGCGGGTTTGCTGGGGGCCTTTGTGACGGTCTTCGGAACGGTTACGCCACCGCTTATCATCATAACAGCTGTGTCCTATTTCTATATGAATTTCCGTGAAAATCCAATTGTGGATGCTTTGATGATCGGGATGCAGGCCGGTGTGGCGGCGGTCATCGTCAATGTCGTCATCGGCATGGTCAACGGTGTCGTCAAACAGCGGGACATTGTGAACACGTTGTTGTTGCTTGCAGCATTTATCGCTTCCTATTTCTTCGAAGTCCATGTCGTGCTGATCATTTTCTTGGCGGGACTGGTCGGGTTCATCAATCTGAGCTACAAGGCGAAGATGGGGGTGGGCAAATGA
- a CDS encoding chromate transporter, with protein sequence MIYLELFWSFFQIGLFTIGGGYASLPLIKNEVVVNQGWLTMQEYTDIITISQITPGPIAINSATFVGTKVGGFAGAVVATLGTVTPSIILSLILAWAYYKYRDIKIMQGILGGLRPAVVALIAAAGLALFVAALFQSGGTAVGGITINFLAVAIFLAALFALRTTKIDSIWLILVSGAVSILIRLFS encoded by the coding sequence ATGATCTATTTAGAATTATTCTGGTCCTTTTTCCAGATAGGGTTATTCACAATCGGTGGTGGCTACGCTTCCTTGCCGCTGATAAAAAATGAAGTCGTTGTGAACCAAGGCTGGCTGACGATGCAGGAGTACACGGACATCATCACAATTTCACAGATTACGCCGGGCCCGATCGCCATCAATTCGGCGACCTTCGTTGGGACAAAAGTGGGCGGTTTTGCGGGAGCGGTGGTGGCTACGCTTGGCACGGTCACGCCTTCGATCATCCTTTCGCTGATTTTGGCATGGGCTTACTATAAGTACCGTGATATCAAAATCATGCAGGGAATCCTCGGTGGGCTTCGTCCGGCAGTCGTGGCTTTGATTGCTGCGGCGGGACTGGCGCTCTTTGTGGCTGCCTTATTCCAATCGGGCGGGACAGCGGTCGGCGGAATCACCATCAATTTCCTTGCCGTTGCCATCTTCCTTGCGGCACTCTTTGCGCTCCGGACCACGAAGATCGATTCAATCTGGCTGATATTGGTCTCGGGAGCCGTGAGCATTCTCATCCGTTTATTCAGCTGA
- a CDS encoding dihydrolipoamide dehydrogenase, whose product MASNHTAKEIQSKKNLPKKWHGLKPSRFAKYRSWINSGNPGICGTYCSAVLVHDAVLQKYKHSLDKDALLAGLLTVVDKFLPYKGTFFWDVQHGLKVLLADIPDWTVKSGLITEKIVPALLDRKDPLPVIVGTTRLFNSKYKNHWVVVYAYGYNEDGKLYYKAYDNHGRYQAVLPASQTIGCVWLEEKN is encoded by the coding sequence ATGGCTTCAAATCATACAGCTAAAGAGATTCAATCCAAAAAGAATTTGCCGAAAAAGTGGCACGGCCTGAAGCCATCACGCTTCGCGAAGTACCGCAGCTGGATCAACAGCGGCAACCCGGGGATCTGCGGCACTTATTGCAGCGCCGTGCTGGTGCATGATGCGGTTCTGCAGAAATACAAGCATTCCCTTGATAAGGATGCGTTGCTGGCAGGCTTGCTGACGGTCGTTGACAAATTTCTGCCCTACAAAGGGACCTTTTTCTGGGATGTGCAGCACGGACTGAAAGTCTTGCTGGCGGATATTCCGGACTGGACCGTAAAATCGGGCCTCATCACGGAAAAAATCGTTCCGGCCTTGTTGGATCGCAAGGACCCGCTGCCTGTCATAGTCGGAACGACGCGGCTGTTCAACAGCAAGTACAAAAACCATTGGGTGGTCGTCTATGCGTACGGCTACAACGAAGACGGAAAGCTTTACTACAAAGCTTACGATAACCACGGCCGTTATCAGGCCGTTTTGCCGGCATCGCAGACGATCGGTTGTGTCTGGCTGGAAGAGAAAAATTGA
- the gorA gene encoding glutathione-disulfide reductase: protein MREYDFIAIGGGSGGIATMNRASEYGAKTAVIEGNLLGGTCVNIGCVPKKIMWYASQISEAIHKYGPDYGFDTGAHKIDFPTLLKNRDAYVERSRNSYQAGFERRNVDVIEGFAKFVDNHTVEVNGELIRSKHILIATGAKPIRPRIPGAKLGDVSDTFFEWTELPGKVAVVGAGYIAVELAGVLHNLGVDTHLYVRYESPLRKYDDIIIEGFMQEIEKDGPTLHTHAASKAVEKNEDGTLTLHLEDGRSEVFDKIIWAIGRTANIDGLNIEATDVKVSDKKFIIVDEYENSSVEGIYAVGDVTGKNMLTPVAIAAGRRLSERLFNNKPNEKLDYDNIPTVIFSHPPIGSVGLSEKDALEKFGADQVKVYKSTFASMYTAVTAHRQLVKMKLVCAGENEQVVGLHGIGYGVDEMIQGFAVAIKMGATKADFDNTVAIHPTGAEEFVTMR from the coding sequence ATGAGGGAATATGATTTTATAGCTATCGGAGGAGGCAGCGGCGGCATCGCGACGATGAACCGTGCGTCAGAATACGGTGCCAAAACAGCTGTTATTGAAGGGAATTTATTGGGGGGAACCTGCGTGAACATCGGGTGCGTACCGAAAAAGATCATGTGGTACGCCTCCCAAATATCCGAGGCAATCCACAAATACGGACCGGATTACGGGTTCGATACTGGCGCGCATAAAATCGATTTTCCGACCTTATTGAAGAACCGGGATGCCTACGTCGAGCGCTCCCGCAATTCCTATCAAGCGGGCTTCGAACGCCGCAATGTCGATGTGATCGAAGGCTTTGCCAAATTCGTCGACAACCATACCGTTGAAGTGAACGGGGAGCTGATCCGCTCCAAGCATATCCTGATCGCTACCGGCGCAAAACCGATCCGCCCACGGATTCCTGGCGCTAAACTCGGCGACGTTTCCGACACGTTCTTCGAATGGACCGAATTGCCGGGCAAAGTCGCTGTCGTCGGTGCGGGCTACATCGCGGTCGAATTGGCGGGCGTTTTGCACAATCTGGGCGTGGATACGCACCTTTACGTCCGCTACGAGTCGCCCTTGCGCAAATATGATGACATCATCATCGAAGGCTTTATGCAGGAAATCGAAAAAGATGGCCCAACCTTGCACACGCATGCCGCATCAAAAGCTGTCGAAAAGAATGAGGACGGCACTCTTACGCTGCATCTCGAGGACGGCAGATCGGAAGTCTTCGACAAGATCATCTGGGCGATCGGCCGGACCGCCAACATCGACGGTCTGAACATCGAAGCGACGGATGTGAAGGTCAGCGACAAAAAGTTCATCATCGTCGATGAGTACGAGAACAGTTCCGTTGAAGGCATCTATGCAGTCGGGGACGTAACCGGCAAGAACATGCTGACTCCGGTAGCGATCGCGGCCGGCCGCAGACTATCGGAACGCCTGTTCAACAACAAGCCGAACGAGAAATTGGACTACGACAACATCCCGACCGTTATCTTCAGCCACCCACCAATCGGCAGCGTCGGATTGAGCGAAAAAGATGCCTTAGAGAAGTTTGGCGCCGATCAGGTGAAAGTATACAAGTCTACCTTTGCGTCGATGTACACGGCCGTTACAGCCCACCGACAGCTTGTGAAGATGAAGCTGGTCTGTGCAGGAGAGAACGAACAAGTCGTCGGCCTCCACGGCATCGGTTACGGCGTAGACGAGATGATCCAAGGCTTTGCGGTAGCCATCAAAATGGGCGCCACCAAAGCCGACTTCGACAACACCGTAGCCATCCATCCGACCGGCGCGGAAGAGTTTGTGACTATGAGATAG
- a CDS encoding nuclease-related domain-containing protein: MNIYQILFSRMYLSNDDYYYYLNLLKGFEGEMRFDELIEKLKEYCLILNDLQLEIRRSSFQIDALLIFSGKIILCEIKNYEGVHYWGKDKFTKQNGIAMENPALQLQKTRVRLELLLLELGCKMEVEAFVVYVNPQFTLLGAPADEQLLLPTQISGYFGNLHTGAKPTAEQIKLADALVKLHKPDYPSKMPEYRYDQLRKGIPCTACGTLLETFNGHRQSCANCGKKVNVKNAIKTSISDFRLLFPNEPVTSSRITDWCGTGRRDRIFRILREEFVAKGSGKTRYYV; the protein is encoded by the coding sequence TTGAACATTTATCAAATCTTGTTTTCACGCATGTATTTGTCAAACGATGACTACTATTATTATCTCAATTTACTAAAAGGATTCGAAGGAGAGATGCGTTTCGATGAATTAATTGAAAAACTGAAAGAGTATTGTTTGATTCTTAATGATCTACAATTGGAAATCCGGAGGTCTTCTTTCCAAATCGATGCCTTGCTGATCTTTTCCGGAAAAATAATATTATGCGAAATAAAAAACTATGAAGGGGTGCATTATTGGGGAAAAGATAAGTTCACCAAACAGAACGGAATAGCCATGGAGAATCCTGCTTTACAGCTTCAGAAGACACGAGTTCGGCTGGAATTGCTTCTTCTGGAGTTGGGCTGCAAAATGGAAGTAGAGGCCTTTGTAGTCTATGTCAATCCGCAATTCACATTGCTGGGTGCTCCTGCTGATGAGCAGTTATTACTGCCGACCCAGATTTCTGGATATTTTGGAAATCTGCATACGGGCGCCAAACCGACTGCGGAACAGATAAAATTGGCGGATGCACTTGTAAAACTCCACAAGCCTGATTATCCAAGCAAAATGCCGGAATATCGTTACGACCAGTTAAGAAAAGGAATCCCTTGCACCGCCTGCGGTACTCTCTTGGAAACATTCAATGGCCATCGTCAATCATGCGCGAACTGCGGAAAGAAAGTGAATGTCAAGAACGCGATCAAAACCAGCATATCGGATTTCCGCTTGTTGTTTCCGAATGAACCCGTAACATCATCCCGCATAACGGATTGGTGTGGAACTGGACGGAGGGATCGCATCTTTCGGATTTTGAGGGAGGAATTTGTTGCGAAAGGGAGCGGAAAAACGCGTTATTACGTATAG
- a CDS encoding cation-translocating P-type ATPase, protein MSKEQLNKAFFAQTEEEVLAELNSTRDGLTKEEAAKRLAEYGENILEAGEKRTTLQKFLDQFKDFMILVLLAAAIISGTIGHEIADAIIILAVVIINAFLGVFQEQKAEEAIEALKKMASPLANVRRGGEVIQVKSELLVPGDIIVLEAGDVVPADIRLYDVNSLKVEEAALTGESVPVEKDLRDVETDAALGDRKNMAFSSTNVTYGRAEGVVVLTGMNTEVGHIANMLQNAEEKKTPLQINQDQMGKSLTILILVIAVLMFIIGFGFNGRPWLDMLMVSISVAVAAIPEGLPAITTIILALGTQKMASRNALVRKLPAVETLGGTEVICSDKTGTLTQNKMTIEKVYYDGQVHDADENIDLELPVMKIMNLANDTKIANDKSLIGDPTETAMVQYGLEKGFDLSAKLVDMPRVAEVPFESDRKLMSTIHPEGNQFMVATKGAPDELLKRCTHIVKAGVISPITDADRKEILETNHSLAIQALRVLAMAFKNVAAVPEKMTTEAVETDLVFAGLIGMIDPERPEAKLSIAQAKKAGIRTVMITGDHRDTASAIATRLGILDENTSAESVITGAELNDISDEDFLRTVQNYSVYARVSPEHKVRIVKAWQDNGKVVAMTGDGVNDAPSLKQADIGIGMGITGTEVSKGASDMVLADDNFATIVHAVEEGRKVFANIQKAVQYLLSANLGEVLTLFIATVLGWQILEPIHLLWINLVTDVFPAIALGLEEAEKDVMEQAPRGRSSNFFSNGVFTSMIYQGIYEGGITLFVFWLATGYYGFDLHIGEAMAFLTLGFIQLSHAFNCKSVFKSLFSVNPFGNKMFNYAILLSLSLMLMVAFTPGLNTIFGIYDMTGQQWMIVVAAALSVIPFVEIMKAILRGIGYDKKVNQIKE, encoded by the coding sequence GTGTCAAAAGAACAACTGAATAAAGCGTTCTTCGCGCAAACGGAAGAGGAAGTCTTAGCTGAACTTAACTCGACTAGAGATGGACTTACCAAAGAGGAAGCCGCGAAGAGATTGGCTGAGTATGGCGAGAACATACTGGAAGCAGGTGAAAAACGCACCACTTTGCAAAAATTCTTGGATCAATTCAAGGATTTCATGATTCTCGTTCTATTGGCTGCAGCTATCATTTCTGGTACTATCGGTCATGAAATCGCTGATGCCATCATCATCTTAGCTGTTGTTATCATCAACGCATTCCTGGGTGTCTTCCAAGAGCAAAAAGCCGAAGAAGCGATCGAAGCTTTGAAGAAAATGGCTTCACCACTTGCTAACGTAAGACGCGGCGGAGAAGTCATCCAAGTCAAATCCGAATTGCTTGTGCCTGGTGACATCATCGTATTGGAAGCTGGAGATGTTGTTCCTGCAGATATCCGCCTTTACGATGTGAATTCACTGAAAGTCGAAGAAGCTGCTTTGACTGGTGAGTCAGTACCGGTCGAAAAAGACTTGCGCGACGTCGAAACTGATGCTGCTTTGGGTGACCGCAAGAACATGGCGTTCTCAAGCACAAACGTTACTTATGGCCGCGCGGAGGGTGTCGTCGTCCTTACAGGGATGAACACGGAAGTCGGACATATCGCGAACATGCTGCAAAACGCTGAAGAAAAGAAAACACCCTTACAGATCAACCAAGATCAAATGGGTAAATCTTTGACGATCCTGATTCTGGTCATTGCTGTATTGATGTTCATCATCGGATTCGGATTCAATGGCCGTCCTTGGTTGGATATGTTGATGGTTTCCATCTCCGTAGCCGTTGCCGCTATTCCTGAAGGCTTACCTGCCATCACGACGATCATCTTGGCGTTGGGTACGCAAAAAATGGCAAGCAGAAATGCGCTTGTCCGTAAATTGCCTGCTGTTGAAACATTGGGTGGTACCGAAGTCATCTGTTCCGACAAAACCGGTACATTGACTCAAAACAAAATGACGATCGAAAAAGTTTACTACGATGGTCAAGTCCATGATGCCGATGAAAACATCGACTTGGAATTGCCTGTCATGAAGATCATGAACTTGGCGAATGACACAAAAATCGCCAACGACAAATCATTGATCGGTGACCCTACCGAAACAGCAATGGTTCAATACGGTTTGGAAAAAGGTTTCGATTTGTCCGCTAAATTGGTTGACATGCCGCGTGTTGCTGAAGTTCCTTTTGAATCGGACCGCAAATTGATGTCAACGATCCACCCTGAAGGCAACCAATTCATGGTCGCTACTAAAGGCGCTCCTGATGAATTGTTGAAACGCTGCACGCACATCGTCAAAGCTGGCGTCATTTCACCGATCACGGATGCTGACAGAAAAGAAATCCTGGAAACAAACCACAGCTTGGCTATCCAAGCATTGCGTGTGTTGGCGATGGCATTCAAAAACGTCGCTGCTGTACCTGAAAAAATGACGACTGAAGCAGTCGAAACGGATCTGGTCTTTGCCGGTCTGATCGGTATGATCGACCCTGAGCGTCCTGAAGCTAAACTTTCGATTGCACAAGCCAAAAAAGCCGGTATCCGTACTGTCATGATTACGGGTGACCACAGAGACACTGCTTCTGCTATCGCAACGCGTTTGGGTATTTTGGATGAGAACACTTCTGCCGAATCAGTCATCACGGGTGCTGAATTGAACGATATCTCTGATGAGGATTTCTTGCGTACGGTCCAAAACTACTCCGTCTACGCTCGTGTTTCTCCTGAGCACAAAGTACGTATCGTTAAAGCATGGCAAGACAACGGCAAAGTGGTTGCCATGACTGGTGACGGCGTAAACGATGCACCATCGTTGAAACAAGCTGACATCGGTATCGGTATGGGTATCACAGGTACGGAAGTATCCAAAGGCGCATCCGATATGGTATTGGCTGATGACAACTTCGCTACAATCGTTCACGCGGTTGAAGAAGGACGTAAAGTTTTCGCCAACATCCAAAAAGCGGTCCAATACTTGCTTTCCGCTAACTTGGGTGAAGTATTGACCTTGTTCATCGCTACTGTTTTGGGATGGCAGATCCTTGAACCAATCCACTTGTTGTGGATCAACTTGGTTACGGACGTGTTCCCTGCTATCGCTTTAGGTTTGGAAGAAGCCGAGAAAGATGTTATGGAACAAGCGCCTCGTGGCCGTTCTTCCAACTTCTTCTCGAACGGCGTATTCACTAGCATGATCTACCAAGGTATCTACGAAGGTGGCATCACGTTGTTCGTCTTCTGGTTGGCAACTGGCTACTATGGTTTTGACCTGCATATCGGTGAAGCAATGGCCTTCCTGACATTAGGATTCATCCAATTGTCGCATGCCTTCAACTGTAAATCAGTCTTCAAATCATTGTTCTCGGTCAACCCGTTCGGCAACAAAATGTTCAACTATGCAATCTTGCTGTCGTTGTCATTGATGCTGATGGTAGCATTCACACCTGGATTGAACACAATCTTCGGAATCTACGACATGACCGGTCAACAATGGATGATCGTTGTCGCAGCTGCATTGTCAGTAATCCCATTCGTAGAGATTATGAAAGCAATCTTGCGCGGTATCGGATACGACAAGAAAGTGAACCAAATCAAAGAATAA
- a CDS encoding NCS2 family permease has product MENFFKLKEHETTVSKEVVAGITTFFAMSYIIFVNPAILSLSGMPSQAVFLATIISAAVSTLVMGLFANVPYALAPGMGLNAFFTYTVVFSLGFSWQQALAMVFICGLLNVFITVTKVRKMIIKSIPESLQHAISGGIGIFIGYIGIKNAGFLEFTSDASSITAINGAPYDATAETFAGGVGSVITGGGIVPALVDFTQMPALLALIGLVITAVLMVKNVRGAILIGIVATTLLGIPMGVVDVSTASLQANSLSTAVSELGVTFGAAFGSEGLLSLFSDASQLPLVLMTIFAFSLSDTFDTIGTFIGTGRRTGIFSAEDEKALEEGSGFSSKMDKALFADSVGTVIGSIFGTSNTTTYVESAAGIGAGGRTGLTAVVVAGMFIISAFFAPLIGVVPAAATAPALILVGILMMGSFAEINWHDLEDAIPAFFASIFMGLSYSISYGIAAGFFFYCIVKVVKGKAYEIHPIVWFTSALFLANFIILALI; this is encoded by the coding sequence ATGGAAAATTTCTTTAAACTCAAAGAACACGAAACAACAGTTTCCAAAGAAGTCGTTGCGGGGATCACAACTTTCTTCGCAATGTCGTATATCATCTTCGTCAATCCGGCAATCCTTTCTTTATCCGGGATGCCTAGCCAGGCAGTCTTCTTGGCAACCATCATTTCCGCTGCAGTCAGCACATTGGTGATGGGCCTTTTCGCCAACGTCCCTTATGCTTTGGCACCGGGTATGGGCCTGAATGCCTTCTTCACTTACACTGTCGTCTTCTCGCTTGGATTTTCTTGGCAACAAGCTTTGGCCATGGTATTCATCTGCGGGCTGCTCAACGTTTTCATCACGGTCACTAAAGTCAGAAAAATGATCATCAAATCGATCCCAGAGAGCCTGCAGCACGCAATCAGCGGCGGTATCGGCATCTTCATCGGTTATATCGGGATCAAAAATGCCGGCTTTTTGGAATTCACTTCCGATGCCAGCTCGATCACAGCCATCAATGGCGCTCCTTATGACGCAACAGCGGAAACATTCGCTGGCGGTGTTGGATCGGTCATCACAGGCGGCGGCATCGTCCCTGCTTTGGTAGATTTCACGCAAATGCCTGCTTTATTGGCTTTGATTGGCTTGGTCATCACAGCTGTGTTGATGGTCAAGAACGTGCGCGGTGCCATCCTGATCGGTATCGTTGCGACAACGTTGTTGGGTATCCCGATGGGTGTCGTTGACGTTTCAACGGCTAGCCTGCAAGCAAACTCGCTTTCGACTGCTGTTTCCGAATTAGGCGTAACATTCGGTGCAGCTTTCGGTTCGGAAGGTCTTTTGTCCTTGTTCTCTGATGCTTCCCAATTACCTTTAGTATTGATGACCATCTTCGCTTTCAGCCTTTCCGATACTTTCGATACGATCGGTACCTTCATCGGAACCGGCCGCCGCACTGGCATCTTCTCTGCTGAAGATGAAAAAGCGCTTGAAGAAGGCTCCGGATTCAGCTCGAAAATGGATAAAGCTTTGTTCGCCGATTCGGTCGGTACGGTCATCGGTTCAATTTTTGGTACTTCCAATACGACTACTTATGTAGAAAGTGCCGCTGGTATCGGCGCTGGCGGACGTACCGGTTTGACTGCGGTAGTTGTTGCCGGCATGTTCATCATTAGTGCCTTCTTCGCGCCTCTGATCGGTGTTGTGCCTGCTGCCGCAACGGCTCCAGCTTTGATCCTCGTCGGTATTTTGATGATGGGTTCGTTCGCGGAAATCAACTGGCATGACCTGGAAGATGCAATCCCTGCTTTCTTCGCATCCATCTTCATGGGTCTTTCTTACAGCATTTCCTACGGTATCGCAGCCGGATTCTTCTTCTACTGCATCGTGAAAGTCGTAAAAGGAAAAGCGTACGAAATCCACCCGATCGTATGGTTCACTTCGGCTTTATTCCTGGCTAACTTCATCATCCTGGCATTGATTTAA
- a CDS encoding metallophosphoesterase family protein, protein MSVKDEVFVVGDVHGEITMLKKLLEMWDSEKQQLIFIGDLGDRGENSRACFLLAKELVEKHGAIYLKGNHEAILLNFIEEPEEYAGNYFLNGGLGSLESFLHEHINEEYSPTEIAMMMKHYYKDLLAFLAELPVYHEWEQYVFVHAGVDLGKKDWHDSSEEDFLWIREPFHKKKNRTGKTIVFGHTPTFHLHGDNDRSDLWISDGKIGIDGGAVYGGSLHGVVFDKNGMKEDYIVQKR, encoded by the coding sequence ATGAGCGTGAAAGACGAAGTGTTTGTGGTGGGCGATGTCCATGGGGAGATCACAATGCTGAAGAAATTATTGGAAATGTGGGATTCGGAGAAACAACAGCTGATATTTATCGGCGATCTGGGGGACCGCGGCGAAAATTCGAGAGCTTGTTTTCTGCTGGCGAAGGAGCTGGTGGAAAAGCATGGTGCCATCTATCTGAAGGGCAATCATGAGGCCATTTTGCTGAATTTCATTGAGGAGCCGGAGGAATACGCCGGCAATTATTTCCTGAACGGCGGATTGGGTTCGCTGGAAAGCTTTCTGCATGAGCACATCAACGAGGAGTATTCGCCTACCGAAATCGCGATGATGATGAAACATTACTACAAGGATCTGCTCGCTTTTTTGGCGGAGCTTCCAGTGTATCATGAATGGGAACAGTACGTGTTCGTCCATGCCGGCGTCGATCTGGGCAAAAAGGATTGGCACGACAGCTCCGAAGAGGACTTCCTCTGGATCCGCGAACCGTTCCACAAAAAGAAGAACCGCACCGGCAAAACGATCGTGTTCGGGCATACCCCGACCTTTCACCTGCACGGCGACAACGACCGTTCGGATCTCTGGATTTCGGACGGCAAGATCGGCATCGATGGCGGAGCCGTCTACGGCGGTTCGCTGCACGGCGTCGTGTTTGACAAAAACGGAATGAAAGAAGATTATATTGTACAAAAAAGATGA